The Miscanthus floridulus cultivar M001 chromosome 7, ASM1932011v1, whole genome shotgun sequence genome includes a region encoding these proteins:
- the LOC136462635 gene encoding AT-hook motif nuclear-localized protein 7-like, translating into MEITEASPSPAPVAQPAPAPETTMTTPASSQPAPAAPAAAPSVAAVAGRGDGKRKRGRPRKYGPDGTPLRPLNATPISASAPDDAGVGHYTPAAAVGAVMKRGRGRPVGFISRVTPISVAVTAAAPTPAVVVSAPAPAPAPHSSQLAPLGELVACASGANFTPHIINVAAGEDVNMKVISFSQQGPRAICILSANGVIANVTLRQQDSLGGTVTYEGRFELLSLSGSFTPTDSGGTRSRSGGMSVSLAAADGRVIGGGVAGLLVAASPVQIVVGSFLPSYQMDQNANKKPVIEITTVPPPPATLGFTISSGDMDDAYSGSQQARSVVTKGSSTTALFKVENWTAPAPDQAKKTPPLPPTSEAKVPVPGG; encoded by the exons ATGGAGATCACGGAGGCGTCACCGTCGCCGGCCCCGGTCGCACAGCCGGCGCCGGCACCGGAGACGACGATGACGACACCGGCGAGCTCTCAGCCTGCGCCGGCAGCTCCGGCGGCTGCGCCGTCCGTGGCGGCGGTAGCGGGGAGGGGAGACGGGAAGAGGAAGCGGGGGAGGCCGCGGAAGTACGGGCCGGACGGGACCCCGCTGCGGCCGCTGAATGCGACGCCGATCTCGGCGTCGGCGCCGGACGACGCGGGAGTGGGGCACTACACGCCCGCGGCGGCCGTCGGGGCCGTCATGAAGAGGGGCCGGGGCCGCCCGGTCGGGTTCATTAGCCGCGTCACGCCGATATCGGTGGCCGTGACGGCCGCCGCGCCCACCCCGGCGGTGGTCGTGTCCGcgccagcgccggcgccggcgccgcactCCTCCCAGCTCGCGCCGCTCG GTGAATTGGTAGCTTGTGCTTCTGGTGCCAACTTTACACCGCATATTATTAATGTTGCTGCTGGTGAG GATGTCAATATGAAGGTCATATCTTTCTCCCAACAAGGTCCAAGGGCAATTTGCATTCTATCTGCCAATGGTGTTATTGCAAATGTTACACTGCGTCAACAGGACTCATTAGGTGGCACTGTTACTTATGAG GGCCGGTTCGAGCTGCTCTCCTTGTCTGGATCTTTCACTCCCACTGATAGCGGTGGCACCAGAAGCCGCTCCGGTGGGATGAGCGTCTCCTTAGCAGCCGCCGACGGCCGTGTCATCGGAGGCGGAGTCGCCGGCCTCCTCGTGGCTGCTAGCCCTGTCCAG ATCGTGGTGGGAAGCTTCCTGCCAAGTTACCAGATGGACCAGAACGCCAACAAGAAGCCAGTCATAGAGATCACGacagtgccgccgccgccggcgacccTAGGGTTCACCATCTCCAGCGGGGACATGGACGACGCGTACAGCGGCAGCCAGCAGGCACGGTCAGTGGTGACGAAAGGGAGCTCGACGACGGCATTATTCAAGGTGGAGAACTGGACGGCGCCTGCGCCCGATCAGGCGAAGAAGACGCCGCCTCTGCCACCGACGTCCGAGGCCAAAGTCCCCGTTCCCGGAGGGTGA
- the LOC136462634 gene encoding probable calcium-binding protein CML11, whose translation MSDATTAPTADASAAHKQAPSAAASLETTMASIRRGGGSSVSVAATISQASQQQQQPRLDDDQLAELREIFRSFDRNADGSLTQLELGSLLRSLGLTPSTDQLDALITRADTNSNGLVEFSEFVALVAPDLLADRSPYSEDQLRKLFAIFDRDGNGFITAAELAHSMARLGHALTVKELTGMIKEADTDGDGRINFQEFSRAITAAAFDNIFS comes from the coding sequence ATGAGCGACGCGACCACGGCCCCCACCGCCGACGCTTCTGCCGCGCACAAGCAGGCGCCGTCCGCCGCCGCGTCGCTGGAGACGACGATGGCAAGCATCCGACGGGGCGGCGGCAGCTCCGTGTCCGTGGCCGCCACCATCAGCCAGgcgtcgcagcagcagcagcagccgcggcTGGACGACGACCAGCTGGCGGAGCTGCGGGAGATCTTCCGGTCCTTCGACCGCAACGCCGACGGCAGCCTGACGCAGCTGGAGCTGGGCTCCCTGCTCCGGTCCCTGGGCCTGACGCCCAGCACCGACCAGCTCGACGCGCTCATCACCCGCGCCGACACCAACTCCAACGGCCTCGTAGAGTTCTCCGAGTTCGTCGCGCTCGTCGCCCCCGACCTCCTCGCCGACCGGTCCCCGTACTCCGAGGACCAGCTCCGCAAGCTCTTCGCCATCTTCGACCGCGACGGGAATGGGTTCATCACCGCCGCCGAGCTCGCGCACTCCATGGCCAGGCTCGGCCACGCGCTCACCGTCAAGGAGCTCACGGGAATGATCAAGGAGGCGGACACCGACGGCGACGGCCGCATCAACTTCCAGGAGTTCTCGCGCGCAATCACCGCCGCCGCATTTGACAACATCTTCTCCTGA